A window from Citrus sinensis cultivar Valencia sweet orange chromosome 3, DVS_A1.0, whole genome shotgun sequence encodes these proteins:
- the LOC102608326 gene encoding uncharacterized protein LOC102608326 isoform X5, protein MATANTTQTQAVDSLSSDELTAKAVHKRYEGLVMVRTKAIKGKGAWYWAHLEPMLIHNADTGLPKAVKLRCSLCDAVFSASNPSRTASEHLKRGTCPNFNSLAKPISSISPSSASLPSPSSHNRKRSSSSSVLEVSKAGVGVGSSSTSYQATPLAIVDPSRFQELATTAVSASVAGSYLPGQQHLVLSGGKEDLGALAMLEDSVKRLKSPKTSPGPALSKSQIDSALDFLADWVYESCGSVSFSSLEHPKFRAFLNQVGLPAFSRREFVGSRLDLKFEEVRAESEARIRDAMFFQVSSDGWKAKGFGEDNLVNLTVNLPNGTSLYRRAVFFSGAVPSKYAEEILWETITGICGNAVQQCVGIVADKFKAKALRNLENQNHWMVNLSCQFQGFTTLIKDFSKELPLFNTVADNCLKLANFVNNTNQIRNSFNKYHLQEYGHGGFLRVPLRDYEKLNNFEPYYTLIDDILNSARALQLVVLDESYKMILMEDPLAREVADMSREAQFWNELEAVHSLVKLIKEMAQEIETERPLVGQCLPLWDELRTKVKDWCSKFHIVEGPVEKVIEKRFKKNYHPAWAAAYILDPLYLIRDTSGKYLPPFKCLTSEQEKDVDKLITRLVSREEAHIALMELMKWRTEGLDPVYARAVQMKERDPVTGKMRIANPQSSRLVWETYLTEFKSLGKVAVRLIFLHASSCGFKCNWSLLRWVCAHGQSRLGMERAQKVIFIAAHSKLERRDFSSDEEKDAELFALANERYDNDIVGSGRPP, encoded by the exons ATGGCAACCGCCAACACTACTCAAACACAAGCGGTGGACTCACTGTCTTCGGACGAGCTGACAGCGAAGGCTGTGCACAAGAGATACGAAGGGCTAGTGATGGTTCGAACGAAGGCCATAAAAGGCAAAGGAGCCTGGTACTGGGCTCACCTCGAACCCATGCTGATTCACAACGCTGACACTGGTCTCCCAAAAGCAGTGAAGCTAAGATGTTCCTTATGCGACGCCGTCTTCTCAGCTTCAAACCCGTCCCGCACTGCCTCCGAGCATCTCAAGCGAGGCACCTGCCCGAACTTCAATTCTTTAGCCAAACCCATTTCGTCCATCTCTCCGTCGTCGGCTAGTCTTCCGTCACCGTCGAGTCATAACCGCAAACGCAGCAGCTCGTCTTCAGTTCTTGAAGTGAGCAAAGCTGGTGTTGGTGTTGGCTCATCGTCGACTTCTTATCAAGCAACCCCGCTGGCTATAGTGGATCCGTCAAGATTTCAAGAACTGGCGACTACAGCTGTCTCAGCGAGTGTTGCGGGTTCTTATTTGCCAGGCCAGCAGCATTTGGTTTTATCTGGAGGGAAAGAAGATTTAGGAGCTTTGGCTATGTTGGAAGATAGTGTTAAAAGGTTAAAGAGTCCAAAAACTTCGCCTGGACCAGCTTTGAGCAAGAGCCAGATTGATTCtgctcttgattttcttgctGATTGGGTGTATGAGTCATGTGGGtctgtttctttttcaagCTTGGAGCATCCAAAGTTTAGAGCTTTTTTAAATCAAGTTGGGTTGCCAGCGTTTTCAAGAAGGGAGTTTGTTGGTTCAAGATTGGATTTAAAGTTTGAGGAAGTGAGAGCCGAGTCTGAGGCAAGGATTAGAGATGCTATGTTTTTTCAAGTATCTTCTGATGGTTGGAAAGCCAAGGGTTTTGGTGAAGATAATTTGGTGAATTTGACTGTGAATTTGCCTAATGGTACTAGTTTGTACAGGAGGGCTGTGTTTTTTAGTGGTGCTGTGCCTTCTAAGTATGCTGAGGAGATTTTGTGGGAGACAATAACAGGCATTTGTGGGAATGCCGTGCAACAATGTGTAGGGATAGTTGCAGACAAGTTTAAGGCTAAAGCATTGAGGAATTTGGAGAATCAGAATCATTGGATGGTCAATCTTTCTTGTCAGTTCCAAGGCTTCACTACTTTGATCAAGGACTTCAGCAAGGAGCTTCCTTTGTTCAATACTGTAGCAGATAATTGTCTCAAGTTGGCAAATTTCGTGAATAACACGAATCAAATTCGAAATAGCTTTAATAAGTATCATTTGCAAGAGTATGGGCATGGCGGATTTTTGAGGGTGCCTTTGAGGGATTATGAGAAGTTGAATAACTTTGAACCTTATTATACATTGATAGATGATATATTGAACTCGGCTCGAGCACTTCAGTTGGTTGTATTAGACGAATCTTATAAGATGATATTAATGGAAGATCCTCTTGCAAGAGAAGTTGCAGACATGTCGCGAGAAGCACAGTTTTGGAATGAGTTGGAGGCAGTGCACTCACTGGTTAAATTGATCAAAGAAATGGCTCAGGAGATTGAGACAGAAAGGCCACTAGTTGGGCAATGCCTCCCACTCTGGGATGAGCTTAGAACAAAAGTGAAAGATTGGTGTTCAAAATTCCACATTGTGGAAGGACCGGTGGAGAAAGTGATTGAAAAGCGGTTCAAGAAGAACTATCACCCGGCTTGGGCGGCTGCATACATACTTGATCCACTTTATTTGATTAGAGACACTAGCGGGAAGTACCTTCCACCATTCAAGTGCTTGACATCTGAGCAAGAGAAGGATGTTGACAAGCTAATTACCCGGCTTGTTTCAAGGGAGGAGGCTCATATTGCACTAATGGAGCTCATGAAATGGAGAACAGAAGGGCTTGATCCGGTATATGCTCGAGCAGTCCAAATGAAAGAAAGGGACCCCGTCACTGGAAAAATGAGAATTGCAAATCCCCAAAGTAGTAGGCTTGTGTGGGAAACTTATCTTACTGAGTTTAAGTCCCTAGGGAAAGTTGCAGTTaggcttatttttcttcatgcATCGTCATGTGGTTTTAAATGCAACTGGTCTTTGTTGAGATGGGTATGTGCCCATGGGCAGTCGAGACTAGGCATGGAGAGGGCTCAGAAGGTAATATTCATTGCAGCTCATTCCAAACTTGAGAGGCGGGATTTTTCCAGTGATGAAGAGAAGGACGCAGAGCTTTTTGCCTTGGCAAATG AAAGATATGACAATGATATTGTTGGCTCAGGAAGGCCACCATAA
- the LOC102608326 gene encoding uncharacterized protein LOC102608326 isoform X1, which translates to MATANTTQTQAVDSLSSDELTAKAVHKRYEGLVMVRTKAIKGKGAWYWAHLEPMLIHNADTGLPKAVKLRCSLCDAVFSASNPSRTASEHLKRGTCPNFNSLAKPISSISPSSASLPSPSSHNRKRSSSSSVLEVSKAGVGVGSSSTSYQATPLAIVDPSRFQELATTAVSASVAGSYLPGQQHLVLSGGKEDLGALAMLEDSVKRLKSPKTSPGPALSKSQIDSALDFLADWVYESCGSVSFSSLEHPKFRAFLNQVGLPAFSRREFVGSRLDLKFEEVRAESEARIRDAMFFQVSSDGWKAKGFGEDNLVNLTVNLPNGTSLYRRAVFFSGAVPSKYAEEILWETITGICGNAVQQCVGIVADKFKAKALRNLENQNHWMVNLSCQFQGFTTLIKDFSKELPLFNTVADNCLKLANFVNNTNQIRNSFNKYHLQEYGHGGFLRVPLRDYEKLNNFEPYYTLIDDILNSARALQLVVLDESYKMILMEDPLAREVADMSREAQFWNELEAVHSLVKLIKEMAQEIETERPLVGQCLPLWDELRTKVKDWCSKFHIVEGPVEKVIEKRFKKNYHPAWAAAYILDPLYLIRDTSGKYLPPFKCLTSEQEKDVDKLITRLVSREEAHIALMELMKWRTEGLDPVYARAVQMKERDPVTGKMRIANPQSSRLVWETYLTEFKSLGKVAVRLIFLHASSCGFKCNWSLLRWVCAHGQSRLGMERAQKVIFIAAHSKLERRDFSSDEEKDAELFALANGRRKRDMVRELNLYSCHCSWSSLEQLVILHPSMIFGASRYAEKKIFLFVKIESGA; encoded by the exons ATGGCAACCGCCAACACTACTCAAACACAAGCGGTGGACTCACTGTCTTCGGACGAGCTGACAGCGAAGGCTGTGCACAAGAGATACGAAGGGCTAGTGATGGTTCGAACGAAGGCCATAAAAGGCAAAGGAGCCTGGTACTGGGCTCACCTCGAACCCATGCTGATTCACAACGCTGACACTGGTCTCCCAAAAGCAGTGAAGCTAAGATGTTCCTTATGCGACGCCGTCTTCTCAGCTTCAAACCCGTCCCGCACTGCCTCCGAGCATCTCAAGCGAGGCACCTGCCCGAACTTCAATTCTTTAGCCAAACCCATTTCGTCCATCTCTCCGTCGTCGGCTAGTCTTCCGTCACCGTCGAGTCATAACCGCAAACGCAGCAGCTCGTCTTCAGTTCTTGAAGTGAGCAAAGCTGGTGTTGGTGTTGGCTCATCGTCGACTTCTTATCAAGCAACCCCGCTGGCTATAGTGGATCCGTCAAGATTTCAAGAACTGGCGACTACAGCTGTCTCAGCGAGTGTTGCGGGTTCTTATTTGCCAGGCCAGCAGCATTTGGTTTTATCTGGAGGGAAAGAAGATTTAGGAGCTTTGGCTATGTTGGAAGATAGTGTTAAAAGGTTAAAGAGTCCAAAAACTTCGCCTGGACCAGCTTTGAGCAAGAGCCAGATTGATTCtgctcttgattttcttgctGATTGGGTGTATGAGTCATGTGGGtctgtttctttttcaagCTTGGAGCATCCAAAGTTTAGAGCTTTTTTAAATCAAGTTGGGTTGCCAGCGTTTTCAAGAAGGGAGTTTGTTGGTTCAAGATTGGATTTAAAGTTTGAGGAAGTGAGAGCCGAGTCTGAGGCAAGGATTAGAGATGCTATGTTTTTTCAAGTATCTTCTGATGGTTGGAAAGCCAAGGGTTTTGGTGAAGATAATTTGGTGAATTTGACTGTGAATTTGCCTAATGGTACTAGTTTGTACAGGAGGGCTGTGTTTTTTAGTGGTGCTGTGCCTTCTAAGTATGCTGAGGAGATTTTGTGGGAGACAATAACAGGCATTTGTGGGAATGCCGTGCAACAATGTGTAGGGATAGTTGCAGACAAGTTTAAGGCTAAAGCATTGAGGAATTTGGAGAATCAGAATCATTGGATGGTCAATCTTTCTTGTCAGTTCCAAGGCTTCACTACTTTGATCAAGGACTTCAGCAAGGAGCTTCCTTTGTTCAATACTGTAGCAGATAATTGTCTCAAGTTGGCAAATTTCGTGAATAACACGAATCAAATTCGAAATAGCTTTAATAAGTATCATTTGCAAGAGTATGGGCATGGCGGATTTTTGAGGGTGCCTTTGAGGGATTATGAGAAGTTGAATAACTTTGAACCTTATTATACATTGATAGATGATATATTGAACTCGGCTCGAGCACTTCAGTTGGTTGTATTAGACGAATCTTATAAGATGATATTAATGGAAGATCCTCTTGCAAGAGAAGTTGCAGACATGTCGCGAGAAGCACAGTTTTGGAATGAGTTGGAGGCAGTGCACTCACTGGTTAAATTGATCAAAGAAATGGCTCAGGAGATTGAGACAGAAAGGCCACTAGTTGGGCAATGCCTCCCACTCTGGGATGAGCTTAGAACAAAAGTGAAAGATTGGTGTTCAAAATTCCACATTGTGGAAGGACCGGTGGAGAAAGTGATTGAAAAGCGGTTCAAGAAGAACTATCACCCGGCTTGGGCGGCTGCATACATACTTGATCCACTTTATTTGATTAGAGACACTAGCGGGAAGTACCTTCCACCATTCAAGTGCTTGACATCTGAGCAAGAGAAGGATGTTGACAAGCTAATTACCCGGCTTGTTTCAAGGGAGGAGGCTCATATTGCACTAATGGAGCTCATGAAATGGAGAACAGAAGGGCTTGATCCGGTATATGCTCGAGCAGTCCAAATGAAAGAAAGGGACCCCGTCACTGGAAAAATGAGAATTGCAAATCCCCAAAGTAGTAGGCTTGTGTGGGAAACTTATCTTACTGAGTTTAAGTCCCTAGGGAAAGTTGCAGTTaggcttatttttcttcatgcATCGTCATGTGGTTTTAAATGCAACTGGTCTTTGTTGAGATGGGTATGTGCCCATGGGCAGTCGAGACTAGGCATGGAGAGGGCTCAGAAGGTAATATTCATTGCAGCTCATTCCAAACTTGAGAGGCGGGATTTTTCCAGTGATGAAGAGAAGGACGCAGAGCTTTTTGCCTTGGCAAATG GTCGGAGAAAGAGGGACATGGTTAGGGAATTGAATTTGTATTCCTGCCACTGCTCGTGGTCATCTCTTGAGCAATTAGTCATCCTTCATCCTAGCATGATTTTTGGAGCTTCTCGATATGctgaaaagaaaatcttcTTGTTTGTAAAGATAGAAAGTGGTGCATGA
- the LOC102608326 gene encoding uncharacterized protein LOC102608326 isoform X8, with protein MATANTTQTQAVDSLSSDELTAKAVHKRYEGLVMVRTKAIKGKGAWYWAHLEPMLIHNADTGLPKAVKLRCSLCDAVFSASNPSRTASEHLKRGTCPNFNSLAKPISSISPSSASLPSPSSHNRKRSSSSSVLEVSKAGVGVGSSSTSYQATPLAIVDPSRFQELATTAVSASVAGSYLPGQQHLVLSGGKEDLGALAMLEDSVKRLKSPKTSPGPALSKSQIDSALDFLADWVYESCGSVSFSSLEHPKFRAFLNQVGLPAFSRREFVGSRLDLKFEEVRAESEARIRDAMFFQVSSDGWKAKGFGEDNLVNLTVNLPNGTSLYRRAVFFSGAVPSKYAEEILWETITGICGNAVQQCVGIVADKFKAKALRNLENQNHWMVNLSCQFQGFTTLIKDFSKELPLFNTVADNCLKLANFVNNTNQIRNSFNKYHLQEYGHGGFLRVPLRDYEKLNNFEPYYTLIDDILNSARALQLVVLDESYKMILMEDPLAREVADMSREAQFWNELEAVHSLVKLIKEMAQEIETERPLVGQCLPLWDELRTKVKDWCSKFHIVEGPVEKVIEKRFKKNYHPAWAAAYILDPLYLIRDTSGKYLPPFKCLTSEQEKDVDKLITRLVSREEAHIALMELMKWRTEGLDPVYARAVQMKERDPVTGKMRIANPQSSRLVWETYLTEFKSLGKVAVRLIFLHASSCGFKCNWSLLRWVCAHGQSRLGMERAQKVIFIAAHSKLERRDFSSDEEKDAELFALANGRPP; from the exons ATGGCAACCGCCAACACTACTCAAACACAAGCGGTGGACTCACTGTCTTCGGACGAGCTGACAGCGAAGGCTGTGCACAAGAGATACGAAGGGCTAGTGATGGTTCGAACGAAGGCCATAAAAGGCAAAGGAGCCTGGTACTGGGCTCACCTCGAACCCATGCTGATTCACAACGCTGACACTGGTCTCCCAAAAGCAGTGAAGCTAAGATGTTCCTTATGCGACGCCGTCTTCTCAGCTTCAAACCCGTCCCGCACTGCCTCCGAGCATCTCAAGCGAGGCACCTGCCCGAACTTCAATTCTTTAGCCAAACCCATTTCGTCCATCTCTCCGTCGTCGGCTAGTCTTCCGTCACCGTCGAGTCATAACCGCAAACGCAGCAGCTCGTCTTCAGTTCTTGAAGTGAGCAAAGCTGGTGTTGGTGTTGGCTCATCGTCGACTTCTTATCAAGCAACCCCGCTGGCTATAGTGGATCCGTCAAGATTTCAAGAACTGGCGACTACAGCTGTCTCAGCGAGTGTTGCGGGTTCTTATTTGCCAGGCCAGCAGCATTTGGTTTTATCTGGAGGGAAAGAAGATTTAGGAGCTTTGGCTATGTTGGAAGATAGTGTTAAAAGGTTAAAGAGTCCAAAAACTTCGCCTGGACCAGCTTTGAGCAAGAGCCAGATTGATTCtgctcttgattttcttgctGATTGGGTGTATGAGTCATGTGGGtctgtttctttttcaagCTTGGAGCATCCAAAGTTTAGAGCTTTTTTAAATCAAGTTGGGTTGCCAGCGTTTTCAAGAAGGGAGTTTGTTGGTTCAAGATTGGATTTAAAGTTTGAGGAAGTGAGAGCCGAGTCTGAGGCAAGGATTAGAGATGCTATGTTTTTTCAAGTATCTTCTGATGGTTGGAAAGCCAAGGGTTTTGGTGAAGATAATTTGGTGAATTTGACTGTGAATTTGCCTAATGGTACTAGTTTGTACAGGAGGGCTGTGTTTTTTAGTGGTGCTGTGCCTTCTAAGTATGCTGAGGAGATTTTGTGGGAGACAATAACAGGCATTTGTGGGAATGCCGTGCAACAATGTGTAGGGATAGTTGCAGACAAGTTTAAGGCTAAAGCATTGAGGAATTTGGAGAATCAGAATCATTGGATGGTCAATCTTTCTTGTCAGTTCCAAGGCTTCACTACTTTGATCAAGGACTTCAGCAAGGAGCTTCCTTTGTTCAATACTGTAGCAGATAATTGTCTCAAGTTGGCAAATTTCGTGAATAACACGAATCAAATTCGAAATAGCTTTAATAAGTATCATTTGCAAGAGTATGGGCATGGCGGATTTTTGAGGGTGCCTTTGAGGGATTATGAGAAGTTGAATAACTTTGAACCTTATTATACATTGATAGATGATATATTGAACTCGGCTCGAGCACTTCAGTTGGTTGTATTAGACGAATCTTATAAGATGATATTAATGGAAGATCCTCTTGCAAGAGAAGTTGCAGACATGTCGCGAGAAGCACAGTTTTGGAATGAGTTGGAGGCAGTGCACTCACTGGTTAAATTGATCAAAGAAATGGCTCAGGAGATTGAGACAGAAAGGCCACTAGTTGGGCAATGCCTCCCACTCTGGGATGAGCTTAGAACAAAAGTGAAAGATTGGTGTTCAAAATTCCACATTGTGGAAGGACCGGTGGAGAAAGTGATTGAAAAGCGGTTCAAGAAGAACTATCACCCGGCTTGGGCGGCTGCATACATACTTGATCCACTTTATTTGATTAGAGACACTAGCGGGAAGTACCTTCCACCATTCAAGTGCTTGACATCTGAGCAAGAGAAGGATGTTGACAAGCTAATTACCCGGCTTGTTTCAAGGGAGGAGGCTCATATTGCACTAATGGAGCTCATGAAATGGAGAACAGAAGGGCTTGATCCGGTATATGCTCGAGCAGTCCAAATGAAAGAAAGGGACCCCGTCACTGGAAAAATGAGAATTGCAAATCCCCAAAGTAGTAGGCTTGTGTGGGAAACTTATCTTACTGAGTTTAAGTCCCTAGGGAAAGTTGCAGTTaggcttatttttcttcatgcATCGTCATGTGGTTTTAAATGCAACTGGTCTTTGTTGAGATGGGTATGTGCCCATGGGCAGTCGAGACTAGGCATGGAGAGGGCTCAGAAGGTAATATTCATTGCAGCTCATTCCAAACTTGAGAGGCGGGATTTTTCCAGTGATGAAGAGAAGGACGCAGAGCTTTTTGCCTTGGCAAATG GAAGGCCACCATAA
- the LOC102608326 gene encoding uncharacterized protein LOC102608326 isoform X4 yields MATANTTQTQAVDSLSSDELTAKAVHKRYEGLVMVRTKAIKGKGAWYWAHLEPMLIHNADTGLPKAVKLRCSLCDAVFSASNPSRTASEHLKRGTCPNFNSLAKPISSISPSSASLPSPSSHNRKRSSSSSVLEVSKAGVGVGSSSTSYQATPLAIVDPSRFQELATTAVSASVAGSYLPGQQHLVLSGGKEDLGALAMLEDSVKRLKSPKTSPGPALSKSQIDSALDFLADWVYESCGSVSFSSLEHPKFRAFLNQVGLPAFSRREFVGSRLDLKFEEVRAESEARIRDAMFFQVSSDGWKAKGFGEDNLVNLTVNLPNGTSLYRRAVFFSGAVPSKYAEEILWETITGICGNAVQQCVGIVADKFKAKALRNLENQNHWMVNLSCQFQGFTTLIKDFSKELPLFNTVADNCLKLANFVNNTNQIRNSFNKYHLQEYGHGGFLRVPLRDYEKLNNFEPYYTLIDDILNSARALQLVVLDESYKMILMEDPLAREVADMSREAQFWNELEAVHSLVKLIKEMAQEIETERPLVGQCLPLWDELRTKVKDWCSKFHIVEGPVEKVIEKRFKKNYHPAWAAAYILDPLYLIRDTSGKYLPPFKCLTSEQEKDVDKLITRLVSREEAHIALMELMKWRTEGLDPVYARAVQMKERDPVTGKMRIANPQSSRLVWETYLTEFKSLGKVAVRLIFLHASSCGFKCNWSLLRWVCAHGQSRLGMERAQKVIFIAAHSKLERRDFSSDEEKDAELFALANGHHNMVNCLALLEHD; encoded by the exons ATGGCAACCGCCAACACTACTCAAACACAAGCGGTGGACTCACTGTCTTCGGACGAGCTGACAGCGAAGGCTGTGCACAAGAGATACGAAGGGCTAGTGATGGTTCGAACGAAGGCCATAAAAGGCAAAGGAGCCTGGTACTGGGCTCACCTCGAACCCATGCTGATTCACAACGCTGACACTGGTCTCCCAAAAGCAGTGAAGCTAAGATGTTCCTTATGCGACGCCGTCTTCTCAGCTTCAAACCCGTCCCGCACTGCCTCCGAGCATCTCAAGCGAGGCACCTGCCCGAACTTCAATTCTTTAGCCAAACCCATTTCGTCCATCTCTCCGTCGTCGGCTAGTCTTCCGTCACCGTCGAGTCATAACCGCAAACGCAGCAGCTCGTCTTCAGTTCTTGAAGTGAGCAAAGCTGGTGTTGGTGTTGGCTCATCGTCGACTTCTTATCAAGCAACCCCGCTGGCTATAGTGGATCCGTCAAGATTTCAAGAACTGGCGACTACAGCTGTCTCAGCGAGTGTTGCGGGTTCTTATTTGCCAGGCCAGCAGCATTTGGTTTTATCTGGAGGGAAAGAAGATTTAGGAGCTTTGGCTATGTTGGAAGATAGTGTTAAAAGGTTAAAGAGTCCAAAAACTTCGCCTGGACCAGCTTTGAGCAAGAGCCAGATTGATTCtgctcttgattttcttgctGATTGGGTGTATGAGTCATGTGGGtctgtttctttttcaagCTTGGAGCATCCAAAGTTTAGAGCTTTTTTAAATCAAGTTGGGTTGCCAGCGTTTTCAAGAAGGGAGTTTGTTGGTTCAAGATTGGATTTAAAGTTTGAGGAAGTGAGAGCCGAGTCTGAGGCAAGGATTAGAGATGCTATGTTTTTTCAAGTATCTTCTGATGGTTGGAAAGCCAAGGGTTTTGGTGAAGATAATTTGGTGAATTTGACTGTGAATTTGCCTAATGGTACTAGTTTGTACAGGAGGGCTGTGTTTTTTAGTGGTGCTGTGCCTTCTAAGTATGCTGAGGAGATTTTGTGGGAGACAATAACAGGCATTTGTGGGAATGCCGTGCAACAATGTGTAGGGATAGTTGCAGACAAGTTTAAGGCTAAAGCATTGAGGAATTTGGAGAATCAGAATCATTGGATGGTCAATCTTTCTTGTCAGTTCCAAGGCTTCACTACTTTGATCAAGGACTTCAGCAAGGAGCTTCCTTTGTTCAATACTGTAGCAGATAATTGTCTCAAGTTGGCAAATTTCGTGAATAACACGAATCAAATTCGAAATAGCTTTAATAAGTATCATTTGCAAGAGTATGGGCATGGCGGATTTTTGAGGGTGCCTTTGAGGGATTATGAGAAGTTGAATAACTTTGAACCTTATTATACATTGATAGATGATATATTGAACTCGGCTCGAGCACTTCAGTTGGTTGTATTAGACGAATCTTATAAGATGATATTAATGGAAGATCCTCTTGCAAGAGAAGTTGCAGACATGTCGCGAGAAGCACAGTTTTGGAATGAGTTGGAGGCAGTGCACTCACTGGTTAAATTGATCAAAGAAATGGCTCAGGAGATTGAGACAGAAAGGCCACTAGTTGGGCAATGCCTCCCACTCTGGGATGAGCTTAGAACAAAAGTGAAAGATTGGTGTTCAAAATTCCACATTGTGGAAGGACCGGTGGAGAAAGTGATTGAAAAGCGGTTCAAGAAGAACTATCACCCGGCTTGGGCGGCTGCATACATACTTGATCCACTTTATTTGATTAGAGACACTAGCGGGAAGTACCTTCCACCATTCAAGTGCTTGACATCTGAGCAAGAGAAGGATGTTGACAAGCTAATTACCCGGCTTGTTTCAAGGGAGGAGGCTCATATTGCACTAATGGAGCTCATGAAATGGAGAACAGAAGGGCTTGATCCGGTATATGCTCGAGCAGTCCAAATGAAAGAAAGGGACCCCGTCACTGGAAAAATGAGAATTGCAAATCCCCAAAGTAGTAGGCTTGTGTGGGAAACTTATCTTACTGAGTTTAAGTCCCTAGGGAAAGTTGCAGTTaggcttatttttcttcatgcATCGTCATGTGGTTTTAAATGCAACTGGTCTTTGTTGAGATGGGTATGTGCCCATGGGCAGTCGAGACTAGGCATGGAGAGGGCTCAGAAGGTAATATTCATTGCAGCTCATTCCAAACTTGAGAGGCGGGATTTTTCCAGTGATGAAGAGAAGGACGCAGAGCTTTTTGCCTTGGCAAATG GCCACCATAACATGGTCAATTGTTTGGCATTGTTGGAGCATGATTAA